In one Alnus glutinosa chromosome 12, dhAlnGlut1.1, whole genome shotgun sequence genomic region, the following are encoded:
- the LOC133851854 gene encoding uncharacterized protein LOC133851854 isoform X4, which translates to MSSGKVVLTYKRKRPSSRNGLTHGNSGCDALLGRPNDTPLVTPDKHGALSDEHISENHKGHSSRSLECVACGERGNLVHCDGCNQSYHLQCINKSLKIKDIDSTETNAGDAPETKTLVCNKEPPLDRENISKEFSPVAGQEIGQSSQIAIDIQEDLPMYSSGMSLNNAVKDLHSQARTVDKEPETFQAHLREEPQLVSSDGLKAIIIRDFTTGGSLPYVNLSFTPTADSCDTKGCNINSDLASQKQSICSAPQTLQCADSASRSDATSLHGVLPQELLDSMNERVGKSSSAHPMQARRDAYIYMEGVGAHCKINDEVSFEFSMDITPKVKCLQLFSEDKSTDALSLAITQPEVTASVVSEEQNHLQLGSESTQLKQDSNRSSLLLGLSLPSESKIGGSGSNNFSTALPWLNCISEARKFVQDTVPESLTNQTSSLLGNKLMLDSIVSRAKALNGRGSIHGDFKPNTIVWSEEELDFLWIGVRRHGRDNWDAMLRDPRLRFSPWKVAGDLAERWEEEQSKLLNVTHASLFKDSNTRNFSSNCNRNFLGPRRGSRRENMADETQLSLGNLYADLEGNGSNRPYFRSSYIQNNDTGQLQRPPSHPWKGPYSDCHGVNYDWESFNLLEWETMPRGNPSSGDGPITCLAAKANLPHWLREVVSTPPRSAGSNLSLVASSFAQPCPVPRNRIHGRLCGFRTRDMRPSNSSTHRFNLIRTGMAEQSRDSSNHASKPDDVIIIDSDGSSEETISDDRSA; encoded by the exons ATGTCTAGCGGCAAAGTGGTTTTAACATACAAGCGAAAGCGGCCATCTTCAAGAAATGGTCTTACCCATGGCAATAGTGGGTGTGATGCACTTTTGGGACGTCCAAATGATACTCCTTTAGTCACCCCAGATAAACATGGTGCACTGAGTGATGAGCACATATCAGAAAATCATAAAGGACATTCATCA AGATCTCTTGAATGTGTTGCATGTGGTGAGAGGGGTAACCTCGTGCACTGTGATGGATGCAATCAATCATATCATCTTCAATGCATAAATAAGTCCCTTAAG ATAAAAGATATTGATTCTACAGAGACTAATGCTGGAGATGCTCCTGAAACTAAGAC TTTGGTTTGCAATAAAGAACCACCACTTGATCGGGAAAATATATCAAAGGAATTCTCACCTGTAGCTGGACAAGAAATAGGCCAGAGTTCCCAGATTGCCATAGATATCCAAGAAGATCTTCCTATGTATTCTTCAGGAATGTCTTTAAATAATGCCGTTAAAGACTTACACTCTCAAGCCAGAACTGTAGATAAAGAACCTGAAACCTTTCAGGCCCACCTCAGAGAGGAACCTCAACTTGTGTCAAGCGATGGTCTGAAAGCAATAATAATACGTGATTTCACTACAGGAGGATCTCTACCTTATGTGAACCTGTCTTTTACTCCCACTG CAGATTCCTGTGATACCAAGGGTTGTAATATTAATTCAGATCTGGCTTCTCAAAAGCAATCCATTTGTTCTGCACCACAAACTCTTCAGTGCGCGGACTCTGCAAGCAGAAGTGATGCCACTTCTTTACATGGAGTGCTTCCCCAAGAATTGTTGGATTCTATGAATGAGAGAGTTGGGAAATCCTCTTCAGCCCACCCTATGCAGGCACGTAGAGatgcgtatatatatatggaaggaGTTGGTGCTCACTGCAAAATTAATGATGAAGTTTCTTTTGAGTTCTCCATGGACATCACACCAAAAGTTAAATGTCTGCAG CTATTTTCAGAGGACAAAAGCACTGATGCTCTGAGCTTAGCCATTACGCAGCCTGAGGTAACTGCTTCCGTGGTTTCAGAAGAACAAAATCATCTTCAATTGGGAAGTGAAAGCACTCAGCTGAAACAAGATTCAAATAGATCGTCACTCCTTCTAGGTTTATCCTTACCCTCTGAGTCTAAAATTGGAGGATCTGGCTCCAATAACTTCTCCACTGCTCTGCCCTGGTTGAACTGCATCAGTGAAGCAAGAAAATTTGTCCAGGATACTGTGCCCGAATCCTTGACTAACCAGACATCATCACTACTGGGAAACAAGCTGATGCTTGACAGCATTGTAAGCCGAGCAAAAGCTTTGAATGGAAGAGGCAGTATACATGGTGACTTCAAGCCTAACACTATCGTGTGGTCTGAAGAGGAGTTGGATTTTCTGTGGATAGGTGTAAGAAGACATGGAAGGGACAATTGGGATGCCATGTTGAGAGATCCAAGATTGCGCTTTTCACCATGGAAGGTTGCAGGGGACCTGGCTGAGCGGTGGGAGGAGGAACAATCCAAGTTATTGAATGTTACGCATGCTTCATTGTTTAAGGATTCAAATACGAGAAATTTTTCATCGAACTGTAACCGCAACTTCTTGGGTCCCAGAAGAGGAAGCCGGAGAGAAAATATGGCAGATGAAACCCAACTCTCACTTGGAAATTTATATGCTGACTTGGAGGGTAATGGCTCCAATAGACCATATTTCAGGTCAAGTTATATTCAAAATAATGACACTGGACAACTCCAGAGGCCTCCTAGTCACCCATGGAAGGGCCCTTATTCTGATTGTCATGGGGTAAACTATGATTGGGAGTCATTTAATTTATTGGAATGGGAGACTATGCCAAGGGGCAATCCTTCATCAGGTGATGGCCCCATAACTTGTTTGGCAGCAAAAGCTAATTTACCCCACTGGCTCAGAGAAGTGGTTAGTACTCCTCCAAGGTCAGCTGGGTCAAATCTGTCATTGGTTGCTTCATCATTTGCTCAGCCATGCCCTGTACCGAGAAACAGAATCCATGGCAGGCTTTGTGGTTTCAGGACAAGAGACATGCGACCATCAAATAGCAGCACTCATCGGTTCAACCTAATCAGAACTGGAATGGCTGAACAAAGCAGGGATTCTTCGAACCATGCTAGTAAACCAGATGATGTTATAATTATCGACAGTGATGGTTCTTCTGAAGAGACCATTTCTGATGATCGTAGTGCTTGA